The following proteins are co-located in the Deinococcus metallilatus genome:
- a CDS encoding nuclear transport factor 2 family protein, giving the protein MSNAGELVDLYLAAWNEPDEDRRREIVARTYTEEATYVDPLMQGAGHSGITAMIGAAQAQFPGLRFRLASEVEAHHDHTRFSWELAPADGAAVARGTDVGQIIGGRFGTVVGFLDQIPTS; this is encoded by the coding sequence ATGAGTAACGCTGGTGAACTGGTTGATCTTTATCTCGCCGCCTGGAACGAGCCGGACGAGGACCGCCGCCGCGAGATCGTGGCCCGGACGTACACCGAGGAGGCCACCTATGTGGACCCGCTCATGCAGGGCGCGGGCCACAGCGGCATCACCGCCATGATCGGCGCGGCGCAGGCGCAATTTCCCGGCCTCCGCTTCCGCCTCGCTTCGGAGGTGGAGGCCCACCACGACCACACCCGCTTCTCCTGGGAACTCGCGCCCGCTGATGGCGCCGCAGTCGCCCGGGGCACCGACGTGGGCCAGATCATAGGAGGCCGCTTCGGCACCGTCGTCGGGTTCCTGGACCAGATCCCCACCTCGTGA